tttgtttgtttttctcttgacTCAACCTCGtatattatgtgactgagcgttaagttgttcagagtcactagtgtccaattctccccaagctcctcccccaccttgCTACAAGCTCTtttcactttgtggtttagctcagaatcagctcagagttctacagtagctgctggagttagagaggagagaagtgaagctgtaagataactcccactctcttatgggcccagactcctctaatgacctctttcatgcatcatatgtttcaggggttgatggaacagaatggagtgtgaagtacaacccaactgaaatatgtgttttaaaaggGTCCACAGTGTTTATTAATGGCACTTTTACATACCCAAAAGATCATGAAGTGACAGATACATTTTGGGTCATAGACCCAGTTAAGGATGTGGAATCACTTGATCTttataaaagaacagagttttcaGGCAGAATTCATTATCTGGGTGATAAACAGCAAAACTTCTCCTTCAGACTGAGTAATGTGACAAACGATGATCAACACATGTACTGCTTCAGAGTTTCAGTAAACACACCAgtcaaaacagacaaatatcTCTACTATCCTGGAGTTCAACTTCACATTACAGGTGAGAGAAATCAATGCTACTGTTCTCTGATAAAAACTACATCTCAGTTTAGACAGTCTGGATCAGTAGGCAAAATTCAGAGAAGTTCAAACTACAAATTTGTTCATTAACTTCTTGCATGCTAAAGAACTGCAAGTGTTTCAGCAAATGACTGAAATTGGTGTTTTCAAGAGCCTATTTTCAATTAAAAGCTGCAATGTATATATTGAGCATCTTGGGAAAGAACAATGAACTACAAACAACCAGCAAATAGCATCTCAAACCCAGAGTTTCATGTACCTTTATTACAACACAAGAATAGAAGGTTTAAACTGTAGCTAGTAGTTACTTACCATGGACAACAAGgcaggggaaagaaagaaattccaCATGCTGCTCCTTCTGagtctgtatgtctgtaatTGGTGTAATGTTGTCCTTCTCTAGCAATCTGGGAGACTGTAGTGAGACAGTAAAAGAGAGATCAATAAACATTAATCAgttcatttatttgatattactcctgttgtttatttatttatttatttattttgattatatAAGAGCTCCATGTGAACATTCTGCctgaagtgacagagagagaaacagcagttCTGAACtgtacaaccacctgcagtctgactgacagtccaacactcatctggtacaaaaatggacgtcGTTTATCCTccaatacaaacccactccacctgcagccagtcagcagtgaggatgcaggcagttatatgtgtgctgtaagaggatatgaacatctcccctctcctgctcaaactctcactgtcAGATGTGAGTTTATTATGCTTCCTtttaagaaatacatttaaattatgtgTTACTCACTATAATCTACAGACATATAATGTAACAAAACAGTTTAATCAAAAAACCCTGATAACTGTTAATATTAAGAATATAATTCTACTAcctacatttgaaatattttaaagaatataaTTCCACTACCTGGAATCTACTATCTACTAATAGATCCCCCAAAGAATGTGTCCATCAGTCCCTCTGGTCAAATAGTGGAGGagagttcagtgactctgacctgcagcagtgatgccaacccacctgtgcagaactacacctGGTTTAAAGAAGGTGGAACCTCACCTGAAGGATCTGGACAGAATTACATCATCATCAGCAGTGGCTGGTACTACTGTGTGGCTCAGAATGAACACGGGGTGCTGAAATCAGCTTCAACAGACATCACATTAAAGGgcgacacacagacaggcattaatgtttatgtttatttatgtttatgtttccCATTCATTTATCagttcattcactcattcatttgctaatcaaattacaaaagccctatattgtgtgtatgaacaatagtgtgtatatgtctgtttctctcagcaggtcacttCTACATTTTGCCTGTAGCTGTTGGAGTCGGCATCTGTGGGattgttcttcctctctcagtaGTTTTATTCATGAAGAGACAAAGTTTAAGAAGGTAAACtgaagtgaaatgtattatattacattatacttCTAAATCATAACTGTGCAgtacttttttctcttcttccaaaaacacattattaatgtaGGAAAACTTTTTAATATGACTAGGGCCATAAAAATAATGCTATTGTAATATTGGttattctgtgttttctgtttgaacATTGACATTTTTGAGATCAGGTACAAGAAGCAAAGGAGAAATCCAGATGAATCTGTTTATGAGGTGAGCTATTAAAGAAATTTGGATATCATTGTCAATGAGGAGTCTTATACCTGGTAAAGTGTTCATAGAATTGATGTCATAGCAAACCAGATCCTTTAAATGACAGTGTGAGTATTAATTGTTTTCTAGCAGTTCTTGGTGTCAGAGTGAGACCTCTATTTGAGTTGCAGACTGTTAACAGCAAAAGGACATCAATGGAAAAACTCCAGTGGAAGGTTTCCTAAACATGTAACCTTAAAGCTATTCAGTGTTTATCATTAAACTGCACATCATTAACTCTGTGCTTCACAGAACGTCGGCCTcaagccctgtcctacctgtgACACTTCCACATTCAGCTCTCCTGTTTATGAGAATACTGCAGTGAGTTCATCATATCAGTTACATCACAGTTATAGAACTGCTTTAGAACTCTAGAATCTTgactgtaaataataataataatactcaaCGTTTTTGAGATGATATGCATCTAGATCTTGGAATTTTTTAATGATTACTGGAAGTATACAGTACACAGCTTTCTTAGTATTAGACTACTTTACATTACCTTAACTATATAGAGTCTGTAGGAatagaatgtttttttcagtggaGATCAcccaaaacatgcatttttttttcagtttcttaaGACATGAAGGTACGTGTGCCTGTCCACTGTCATGCCAATTGTCCTTGCATTCTGCTCTGTTATTATTTCCTGTGTGTCCTTTTATAGGCCTTGAGGAAACACCACTAAGTAAATCATCAATGAGatagagaggggaagagagatggatggatggattgatgcacacatacagtttgGCAGAAAAGGTTCTGACTGTTTTCCATTAAAGAgcaattcaaaataaatgtgctATTCACCTCTGCTTGATCGTGACCTCCTAGGTTACCACCctcgtgtctttgttttactttgctttTCCTCGTTTTTAGTTTTGCCCTTCATGTGGTTGTCCCCTGCCTGTTAttgttctcttctttttctaCTTTCACTCTCCTTagttttttgtatatttaaaccgtGCATTTTCTTGGTCTTGTGGCTGGTCATTTGTTGTAGCCTCTGTTGTGTTCACTCTACTACACTGTACTGTGCTCTTCCCTTGATTTATGTATAGTTaacctgtgttctgtgtttcgTGTTGTTGCCCATTTATCTGCAACCTGTTCCATATAGTTTCTCTCTGCTagcatgttcatttatttttctggtttttgcggtttgttctgtttgttgtcATGTGTGCCAAATGACACACGTTCATGTTGGTTATTTGACTCGGGACTGttataatgactctgattttgtttttgcctttaataaatctcgctcttctcagcctTTGCATCTGCCTTACTATCAACCCGCATTACCAAATGTTTCAATTATtgcatctttttcatttttattgcaataacaataaataacaataaataacctccttgttgttattttgaaaaTCGACAATGTGCATGAGCGACATAGGTCAACAGCGTTGAAACAACCAGGCTTCTTGGTCAGTCAGATTGGATTTTCAGAGGAAGCTCAGTTAGAGAGACATAGGCCTTCTCCGGAATTCTTGTAGGACATTatagtgtcacggtacggcccctcctcccaaacgtctccccgtgtgtgtttgtgtgtgtatgttcgtccgtgtggccacgccctccttgtgctctacacctgctccttgttgtgtcGTTAGTATGCGTGTATAAAAGACTGCTGTTTATGTGTGACAGTTGTCGGTGTTCAACCCTGATAGCCTGCGGGCTATGTCTTCGTCATTATGTGTGTTAATAAGCGTATGCCTATATTTTATGAAAcccgtccccacatcctgctctaACTCCACAACATgacagaaacaccgaccgacGAAAGATGCctgggaagaggagcaggagacagaaagggaagAAGGGACGCGAACGCCCTTCCACAGCCTCACGGAGAGATCCTCCATAATCTTGGGTACAATCCTTCCCCTTATAGCAGAGGAGAGTGCCACTGGAAGATCTTGGGAGGGccctgagtgtggtccagggcTGGACTCTGCAGAGTCTTACGGACCCACGCTGGACTATCAAGTCCAATGAAGTGGTACAATGAAGTCCAGGACTCGGAGTCGGACTCCACAGGGTCCTACTACCCTTCCATGGACTACCTCGAGGGCTATGTGGATTATGAAAGGAATGGGGAGAACAGCGATGTTTGTCTGCCGTCGGACTCTGAGTTTGACCGTGGAGGATACTTCCaagaaggtggaggaggtcctctatggaGACTCTCCCTCGGTCAGCAACACAGCATCTGTAGACTAACAAAGCGACATGCCTCTGGTACCCAAGGTTCCACCCAAGGCTCCATCCAGGGTACACCACTCTGAGGCAAGTAAGGTGCCCCGTGTGACTTTCAGAGAGGCATTGGCGTTGTCCGAGGAGGAAACTTTCTCCACTAGCGTGCGCAGCCTCCAAACTCGTGTGCCCGTACCTAAGCCTCATAGAGGCAAGAAGAAGGCaacaccagtgcccaccccagagacaggcaaagtaGTTGGTGTGCCTCCTGAAATGGGTGCGCGGAAGTCATTGCCCCCAAATCGGCGAGGGGCGATCCCCCACAGGTAGGTTGGACTTCAGCCCAGCCAACAACTGGGGGACAGCCTGGGGTTCTTGCCAGCTTCCCTGGACTCTCTAGCAATCTTCTATGTAGTAATTACCCTGtgatatcatttacatttacatttatgatatttagcagatgctcttatccagagtgacttacaaaagtgctttgtcatttactcataaaatacatcctagccagtagagtaggttagagtccaatataccaattaTATAGAATACTGTATCATATCATAGTAGGTTAAATTAGCATGGTTTTGCTTTGCGGAGCTGTGGGAAAACATATATCTGTCAACAAATCTCTGTGATGAGAAGTTGGTTGTCTTGGTaagtttttaactttttaatttgGGATCATGgttccttgaagtataaccaggctaGTAATAGGTACCTGCATTTCAACATGATGGTTTCTGAAATCTAAGATGGGGCGGAAAGGGTCAAAAAGTTATAAGCTATCAGCTGGGCCATTTTATGGATTTGATGCTAGGCATCATGGTGCCGGAGGGGTCCTTGTTCCTGTCCGTGAGCTGGTAGTGAGAGAAATCCCACTCATAAATGTTACTCAGTCTATCTTCGCTACactagattatttatttatttgtttgtttatttatttatttagtcaaTTCATTTTAAGACAGATAAAATACTCAAATGCAGTTCCCCCAAAAGCATCATGACTTTAAGACCTTTTTCAGGACATATTCTCAAAGATCCTCAATCTAGcacttaattaaatattttcactctacaattttacaaaaattatttttccatttgtgtATTCTATATTATTTACCCTACTCTAGTTTTATCTCCagctttgtttttgctgtagtgATTTTATTAGCAAGTTAAGTTTTAATCACATAGTAACTATTTAACATAGTCTAATTTCAACAATAGTGTAGTGTCTTTTCCAGTGAGGAcccctgcagagagacagaagccaTGTACCATTAAATGTAAAGGGGTCTTCCACACAATGGCAGTATATTTGCCCTCATATTGCTTCTTTCACTGCACTGATGCAAactcaacagaaaactataatGTACCAAACTGACATAATACCACATGCTCATTTACAGGCATATTTTACAGTAAAGTACAATCCTACTGgttattatttcaaattaacATCCATGTGCACTTCAAATtttaagctcatttttaaacaatttgcaATTCTACATTTAATTGTGTGAAATTCTACAGATAGCACAATGATCTCaactcatctaatacagaataaaatgtcaaaattgcattttattttggggCTTTATAACGTGTATGTTGATGCTGGAGATGAaatttcagtcatgctctacatttcctgactCACCCAGGTCTTGTCAGATAAAGTGAGATTAGATcagatattattgttttttattttgttttgttttcttttttgtgagtgtgtgcatgttttttttttcattaagttAAATTACGGCCTTAGAATATATATTATGAATCAAGAGTTATAATGGAATTGAACACATAGGGCCTTTAAGTTCCAACATTATTTTCCAAACCCTACTTTATATCTTTTGGGTGGGATGGAGATCATTAAAGATGGGCTGTACAATTATAACACAACTGGTGTTAATACAATGTGTATTTGATTTAAGTGCAATAACCATAAATACACTTATAgacataaatacattatataatgtaacggcccgagtgccacagggcaaggagcaggatatctagactccctcgacggtgaTAGACATTTATTGTGAAACACAGAAGGCAAGCGCGTAAATGTAGTATATGCAACATTGTGAAATACAAAACGCTAACAAGCAACgatacacattcatacacatccACGTCCAATGACTGACAACCCAGCGCACACCAGCGtcggtttaaatacacaaacaatatacaCACTAAACCATTTGCAGGTGTGgctataaacaaaaacaattacattggATTCCACTGCACGCAGCAGACGGAACCAGGTGACCAGTGGaaagaggagcagtccgtgacataTACATTGCAAGTAtgttgagatgtttttgtttggttaaaaTTGTTACAAtggttttgtgtatttattattattacagttgCTTTCAGCTTGGTCCTTTAGAGTCTGGATAAGGATTTCTGTAGATTATTTGTTATTACAAATGAACTAAATAGCCCTCAAGAAATaatactgaactgaaatgaattaactttttttttttactgttgtttCTGCCAAGACCTAAACCTCCTTAGTAATCCAGTAGTGTTAACAGATCAGTGTGACTGATATTTGAAATgatgtaaacagaagcagaaatgtgatgcactcagctgtgttgtgtgctgttgtgtctgtgcaggtttgtttaatgatgtcactcagcTCTCCCCTTCTAACTTTCACTCTCATTACTTTATTCTTCACTCTCTGTAAGTCTGTAGTCTTCAACAAgatattttgttctttgtaaaatttccaaaatCTTGTTGAAATCTGCACTCTCATTAGGAAATTATCATATCCAGTATAAAGTTTTTCATAACTGGAAATGTTCAGACTTAACCAAGCTAATTTCCATTGGTTGCCAAAGCCCCACACATCccccacaccaccactacaGTGCTCACTGAGTGTTTGgtggtttttctcaagtttagcACATTGTTATTTTAAGAGCACAATGGGGTAAGAGTAAAATTCACATCACTATTGTAATGAAAGAGACTCAGATACAGTATTGGGATTCATGTATAGGATAATCTTTACTGAGGAACCAGATGAAAGCCagaggcaaaaatcagaagtcAGAAAAGCCAGgtcaaaaaccacaaaaatagaCAGAGTACCGAAGGGCAAAGAAGAACCAGTAGGAGAGGGTGATGGATCCAAAGAGAAAAGGTATTAAACAAAGGCTTTGTATACATCATTTGAGTACATTATCTCATTGGACACATTAAGACTACAGAGTCATTCTTTAACCCCTTACAAACAGAAGAATTGTCAGTGTTTCTGAAGatgaacaaaattaaattagcattttaaaGATCTTATTTGGGATTAAAAGATGATATACATAGTGAGCATATTAGGAGAGCAATGAACTTTGAACAACCAGCAAATCGTGTTTCAAGTCCCAGTTTTGGACGAGTTTATtacaacacagcagcagaaggtTTTGACTCTAACTAGTTTTTACAAGCCAAGGAAATAATTTCCTGGCATTGCTCCTCCTGAGTTGGTACAGCTTTAGTTGTAGTAATATCATCATTCTCTAGTAAACCAAGAGACTGTAGTGAGAGAGAACTCACCTAGCTTTGGGTTCTGCAGCCCTTTTATCAGCCCTGCTACATGATGCAGGGTGAGGATGTGCAGTTGGTGTACTCAGTAGGTGTCAATTGCGTGTGACTGGTTAGGTCCTGCCTCCACTCCATGTGATTTCTATGCAGTCCAAAACATTGGTACTGACTCTGATCTGTCTCATTCATGTTCGTGGAGAGCTCCTTGCAGCTGCCATTAGTGTACATGGTCCTTGCCATACACTGGAGGGGTGTATTACCTGTCAATAGATATAC
The sequence above is a segment of the Electrophorus electricus isolate fEleEle1 chromosome 16, fEleEle1.pri, whole genome shotgun sequence genome. Coding sequences within it:
- the LOC113589841 gene encoding uncharacterized protein LOC113589841; its protein translation is MIVRSDTPTITTLVSEIFGQGTLMVTPGRCGYGYRQTVSIIPSGEIVADSSVTLTCSSDANPPVQNYTWFKEGGTSPVGSGQNYITNSSGYYYCVAQNEHGNLGDCSETLPSPAQTLTVRYPPKNVSISPSGQIVEESSVTLTCSSDANPPVQNYTWFKEGGTSPEGSGQNYIIISSGWYYCVAQNEHGVLKSASTDITLKGDTQTAGHFYILPVAVGVGICGIVLPLSVVLFMKRQSLRRYKKQRRNPDESVYENVGLKPCPTCDTSTFSSPVYENTAALRKHQRRVPLEDLGRALSVVQGWTLQSLTDPRWTIKSNEVVPPKAPSRVHHSEASKVPRVTFREALALSEEETFSTSVRSLQTRVPVPKPHRGKKKATPVPTPETGKVVGVPPEMDPPKNVSISPSGEIVEGSSVTLTCSSDANPPVQNYTWFIEGGTSAVGSGQAYSIIIITAEHTGL